From a region of the Methanothermobacter tenebrarum genome:
- a CDS encoding translation initiation factor IF-2 subunit gamma produces MKKQSEINIGLVGHVDHGKTTLTKALSGVWTDTHSEETKRGISIRLGYADITFRKCPNCPPPQSYTTKEKCEYCGSETEFLRKVSFVDAPGHETLMATMLSGAAIMDGAILVIAANEPCPQPQTKEHLMALDVIGVKDVIVVQNKIDIVSKERAIENYKEIKEFVKGTCAADAPIIPVSAQQGANIDILIQAIEENIKTPKRDLKKPARMYVARSFDINKPGATPDQLKGGVIGGSLIQGKFRVGDEIEIKPGIQVKKDGRASWNSLYSEIVGLVAGGEPMEEVGPGGLVGVGTKLDPSLTKADSLSGSVVGEPDTLPPVRHNLTIETHLLERIVGTEEEAKVEPIRTNEPLMINVGTTTTVGIVTSARENDADITLKLPACAEDGQRIALSRRVGARWRLIGYGIIK; encoded by the coding sequence GTGAAAAAACAATCCGAGATAAATATTGGCCTTGTAGGGCACGTCGATCATGGGAAGACAACACTCACAAAGGCTCTATCAGGGGTGTGGACAGACACCCATAGCGAGGAGACTAAAAGGGGAATATCCATCCGCCTAGGATACGCGGATATAACCTTTAGGAAGTGTCCCAATTGTCCACCACCCCAATCCTACACAACAAAGGAAAAATGTGAATACTGCGGTTCCGAGACAGAATTTTTAAGGAAAGTATCATTCGTAGATGCTCCAGGCCATGAAACACTCATGGCGACAATGTTATCCGGCGCCGCTATCATGGACGGTGCAATACTCGTAATAGCAGCTAATGAACCTTGTCCCCAACCACAGACAAAGGAACATCTCATGGCCCTCGATGTCATAGGAGTTAAAGATGTTATCGTAGTCCAGAACAAGATAGACATAGTATCAAAGGAAAGGGCCATAGAAAATTATAAGGAGATCAAAGAGTTCGTGAAGGGCACATGTGCAGCTGATGCGCCGATAATACCCGTATCAGCCCAACAAGGGGCTAACATCGACATATTAATCCAGGCAATAGAAGAAAATATTAAAACGCCTAAAAGGGATCTTAAAAAACCGGCTAGGATGTACGTAGCCCGTTCTTTTGATATAAACAAGCCAGGAGCCACCCCGGACCAATTAAAGGGTGGGGTTATCGGCGGATCACTGATACAGGGCAAATTCCGGGTCGGGGACGAAATAGAGATAAAACCTGGAATACAAGTCAAAAAGGATGGTAGAGCATCATGGAACAGCCTCTATTCAGAGATAGTCGGGTTAGTTGCAGGTGGGGAGCCAATGGAAGAAGTTGGACCAGGAGGCCTTGTAGGTGTGGGTACAAAATTAGATCCATCACTTACAAAAGCAGATTCCCTATCAGGTTCAGTGGTGGGCGAACCAGACACACTACCACCTGTTAGACACAATCTCACCATTGAAACACACCTATTAGAGAGGATCGTTGGCACAGAGGAAGAGGCAAAGGTTGAACCTATAAGGACAAATGAACCCCTTATGATCAACGTGGGGACAACAACCACAGTAGGTATTGTAACCTCTGCGAGGGAAAACGATGCTGATATCACATTAAAGTTACCAGCCTGCGCAGAGGATGGTCAGCGAATAGCATTATCAAGGCGGGTAGGTGCAAGATGGAGGCTGATAGGATATGGTATCATCAAATAG
- a CDS encoding 30S ribosomal protein S6e, producing the protein MPFKIVISDKEKSIQMETDPSQERKLIGLAIGDEFEGSIIGLKGYKLKITGGSDKDGFPMRKDIPGPRRVRSLVSAGPGYKPKRKGERRRKTLRGNVISEDIVQINTVVTKRGDKPLEELISSEEE; encoded by the coding sequence GTGCCTTTCAAAATAGTAATCTCCGATAAAGAAAAAAGCATCCAAATGGAAACAGACCCCTCACAGGAGAGAAAACTCATAGGACTCGCAATAGGGGACGAATTCGAAGGTTCAATAATCGGACTAAAAGGTTACAAGTTAAAAATAACCGGTGGAAGCGATAAAGACGGTTTCCCAATGAGAAAGGATATACCAGGCCCCAGACGGGTTAGAAGTCTAGTCTCGGCCGGCCCAGGTTACAAGCCAAAGCGCAAGGGTGAAAGAAGACGCAAAACCTTAAGGGGTAACGTTATATCCGAGGATATCGTTCAAATAAATACCGTAGTAACTAAAAGGGGTGATAAACCCCTAGAAGAACTTATAAGTTCAGAGGAAGAATAA
- the infB gene encoding translation initiation factor IF-2, which yields MKIRSPIVSVLGHVDHGKTTLLDHIRGTAIATKEAGGITQHIGATEIPIETIKEICGKFLERFSIKEKLPGLFFIDTPGHEAFTTLRRRGGALADLAILIVDINEGFKPQTYEALNILKMYKTPFIVAANKIDKIPGWQVHEDMPFMDTFPLQAANVQEKLETRVYELVGSLHEEGFASERFDRITDFTSQVSIIPISAKTGEGIPELLTMLMGLAQQYLKKQLEIEPNAPAKGTVLEVKEEKGLGTTLDAVIYDGIIRENDQIALVTVDDIIITRIRSLLKPRPLEEMRETRRRFQKVDEVVAAAGIKIVAPNIDDVIPGSPLRVIRDDIKSIKDELQKEIEDVKIATKDEGIIVKADTLGSLEAMIKLLEDIKVPIKIADIGDVSRKDVVNAQIAKQENELYGVIIAFNVKVLPSAMEEIKASKIKLFQGNVIYKLMEEYEDWMEEIKEKRKKKWMETIIRPAKIRIIPKLVFRQSKPAIAGIEVLAGTIKQGYPLMTSEGKSLGRVASMQDKGESRKSAKVGQKLAMAISDAIFGRNVHEGDILYVDIPEKHYRILIDKLKNDLTEDEYDTLQEIAEIKRKMDPTWGIQK from the coding sequence ATGAAAATAAGATCGCCCATAGTATCAGTCCTCGGCCACGTGGACCATGGCAAAACAACCCTACTAGACCATATTAGGGGAACCGCCATCGCCACCAAAGAAGCCGGGGGCATAACACAACACATAGGGGCGACGGAAATCCCAATAGAAACAATAAAAGAGATATGTGGCAAATTCCTTGAAAGATTCTCCATAAAAGAAAAATTACCAGGCCTATTCTTCATTGACACACCAGGCCATGAAGCATTCACAACCCTCAGGAGAAGGGGCGGAGCACTAGCAGACTTAGCCATACTAATCGTGGACATCAACGAAGGCTTCAAACCCCAAACCTATGAGGCTCTAAACATCCTCAAAATGTACAAGACACCATTCATAGTCGCGGCGAACAAAATAGACAAAATCCCCGGATGGCAAGTCCACGAGGACATGCCATTCATGGACACATTCCCATTACAAGCTGCCAACGTCCAAGAGAAGCTTGAAACAAGAGTATATGAGCTTGTCGGCAGCCTCCACGAGGAAGGTTTCGCATCTGAACGCTTCGACAGGATAACAGACTTCACAAGCCAAGTAAGCATCATACCCATAAGTGCAAAGACAGGTGAAGGCATCCCAGAACTCTTAACAATGCTCATGGGCCTTGCACAACAATACCTCAAAAAACAGTTAGAGATAGAACCCAATGCACCAGCCAAGGGCACAGTACTAGAAGTCAAAGAGGAAAAAGGACTGGGGACAACATTAGACGCGGTTATCTATGATGGTATAATCAGGGAGAACGACCAGATAGCCCTAGTAACCGTAGATGATATTATAATAACGAGGATAAGATCACTACTAAAGCCAAGACCCCTTGAAGAGATGAGAGAAACCCGGAGAAGATTCCAGAAAGTAGATGAGGTTGTGGCGGCCGCGGGTATAAAAATAGTAGCCCCGAATATAGATGATGTTATCCCTGGCTCGCCCCTGAGGGTTATACGAGATGATATAAAATCTATAAAGGATGAACTACAAAAAGAGATAGAGGATGTTAAGATAGCCACAAAAGATGAAGGCATAATCGTCAAAGCCGACACTCTAGGTTCCCTTGAAGCCATGATAAAGCTCCTAGAAGATATCAAAGTGCCTATAAAAATTGCTGATATAGGTGATGTTTCAAGGAAAGACGTTGTCAATGCACAGATCGCAAAACAAGAAAACGAACTCTATGGTGTTATAATAGCCTTCAATGTAAAAGTTCTACCCTCTGCCATGGAAGAAATCAAAGCTTCAAAGATAAAACTATTCCAGGGGAATGTAATCTACAAATTAATGGAAGAATACGAGGACTGGATGGAGGAAATCAAGGAGAAAAGGAAGAAAAAATGGATGGAGACCATCATAAGACCTGCTAAGATCAGAATAATACCCAAGTTAGTGTTTAGACAGAGCAAACCAGCCATAGCAGGTATAGAAGTTCTCGCCGGAACCATAAAACAAGGCTACCCCCTTATGACAAGTGAAGGCAAATCCCTTGGTAGAGTAGCTAGCATGCAAGACAAGGGCGAAAGCAGAAAATCCGCTAAAGTCGGGCAGAAATTAGCAATGGCAATAAGTGACGCCATATTCGGGAGGAACGTCCATGAAGGTGACATACTCTACGTTGACATCCCAGAGAAACACTATAGAATCCTCATAGACAAACTCAAAAACGATCTTACAGAAGACGAATATGATACGCTCCAAGAAATAGCTGAAATCAAAAGGAAAATGGACCCAACATGGGGGATCCAAAAATAG